The sequence below is a genomic window from Tachyglossus aculeatus isolate mTacAcu1 chromosome X1, mTacAcu1.pri, whole genome shotgun sequence.
ctccccactccatcatcTATGAACTTGAGTCCATATCTTCTAAACACTCTCTATTCCTACAGCTCTTATATGCACATCCTCACACGGGGTTCcactctcagagtcgcacctggagagttagCGGTATTCAACcattctcgactatgggagggaaagtcaagcagaggcatatccattccattcctagcttgggcagcagctagcgagtggaaggcaatctgcaacaagtcaaaactcacctgtgctgggcagcagtggcatgggagtgagtcgagggtggagactcaagtttactgcacggaaggaggcgatgataaaccactcccatatttttaacaagaaaactctatagatacactaccagaatgattgcaggaggtggggcgttctaggagagatgtgtccatggtgacactgagggttggagatgactcgacggcataagacaagacaagacacagggttgcttcccctacctataatttatttaaatatctgtcttccctgctagactgttaaggtcctcgtgggcagggattatatctactatactgtattctcccaaatgcttagtacaatgttctgcacacagtaagcactcaataaatttgggaacatgtctaccaactctgttacactgtatctctcaagagcatagtacagtgctctgcacacagtaagcactaaaaatatgattgattgattgattgattgatgattaagtgACTGAAGAATGTCTTTAGCTTCTGCTTTCCAGGAAGATGAAGACCTGGACATGATCCTAGTCCAGCTGGTACCTCCTGGTCATGGGACcagcatgtcaatcaatcaaggggtaaggtgattgattgattcagatgaccacattccctctgccttctctatctcacctcccctcctctgtgtgctgtgtgaccaggcCATTAACATGCTACTTAGCCTTTCAGGGCGAAGTGGGAAGAACATTTCTGCCTTGTGAGGATGTAGGGAGAAGGTCCGAATGGCAAAGGGGAAAACCTGATGTGTGAGGAGGAATTATTTTGGTATATGATGATCCAGCATATTCCAGTCTTGAAAACTTTCCCTGTCCTACCTTCCTCCTctaccccatccccacctccagcccttcCCACCATCCTAAAGATCATGAGCATCTACTGGTTTGATTTCTTTGAAGTTCTGGAGATAAAGTCCTCTCTCCCAGTGGTGCCATTCCCCAGATCAGGGAAGCCACAGGTAAAGGAACAAGTCTTCAGCGGCATTTTTGAACTTGCACCTCTAGCTGATGAATTCTAAATAAAAAGGCACCTTCAGTCAGATTCCCCTGATGATTGGGCAGCTAAACGGGACTCGGGAACAAGCCTTGCTGCCTCTGTAGCACCTTTCACAGCCCATTGCAAGCCCATCCGGGATGTGGGAGGGGGCACTGAGATCCTTGCACTTTGGCCAGTGGGGCCGACCCCTTCTGGGAGCTCAGGATTCTCTAGTCAGGTATTAGAGGTTGGTGTTCTAGATTTAAATGGAGAGCCCAAATATTTTATCGGTTGGTACCTTGGCCTCTTCCAGAGTCTTCAGGCTTTCTAGGTGCAGATAGGAGGTGAGAGAGCCGTTGAGATGAAGATGAAGATTGGCTCAGCTTCGTCAGTCCTTAATGAGAGCTCTGTGTACAAAAAGGGGGTGCCCTAAGAGGGACTTGGGTCTGGGCAACCAGATCAAAATAGATCCCCTCTTTTGGGGAATCCCAAAGAACAAGCAGCCTGGAGAGTCTCAGCACCCACCCATCAGTGTAcctaatttatttatgcattcattcattcattcattcattcagggaaCAGTGAGTGGCAAATTTTCCATGTTTTTTTTCCCTGCCATCTCACTATTTCACTGCTTAGCCCAGTAGTTCGGATAAAACAAAACCATTGCtcagctccctcccttcctactTGCCTTATTCTATCattcgatgacatttattgagtgctttccatgtgcagagtatggtactgagcacttgagagagtacactagagttgagatacaagatccctgccctcaaggagcctacagtctagtggggaagactgacactaaaataaattctaggtaggggaagcaacctaaAATAAGGATAGtttcacaaatgccattgaaaggtGGAGATGAATACCTAAATGTTCAGTGGGTAAGGACTCAAGTGCATGTGATGCAGTAGAGAGGAAAaataaggcttcctggaggagaagggaaggcttcctggaggagaggtgattttagtagggttttgaaggtggggagagtagtggtctgttagATGTGAAGGTTGAAAGGGCTTCCAGGCTGcagggagagtgtgagcaagagatTGATGGCAACAGAGATTAGAGTGAAGcttagtgagcaggttggcattaggggagtcaAGTGTGGGGGTTGGGTCGTAGTGAGAAAGAAGTGAGGATAAGTAGGAATTTCTATTCAATGCCGAAAGGgattggcaaccattggaggtttgtcaggagtagggagatgtgtgcagaatgatactaattgtggtatttgttcagtgcttactatgtgccaagcactacactaagtactgggatagatacatgataatcaggtcagacacagtcaatgtcccacgtgaggctcacagctcaaggggcagggagaacaggtattgaatccccattttcctaagtctagattgtgagccccatgtgggacagggatggtgtccaacctgattaacttgtatccacccgagcacttagtacagtggttggcacatattaagcgctgaacaaataccataataaccataataataataataatattagaccaatggtccatccagTCCAGTGTTCTATCACCTACAATAACAAGATGTTTGGGAGGAAAGCGAGATAGTTGttctccttgacatccatcctaataGTTACATATGTACCCTCCAGAGTCCCCAGATTTTCATCCTTTTGACTAACTTGCCTTTTGGTAGCTCATTTTAGAGTACTTATCCTTGAATTTCTGCCAGTTCCCCTCAAACCTACTGATAAATCATTTCTCAGCATTCATCTTTCCAGGCTAATGTGTCCTCATGTTTTTAATCTATCATCACAAGGAagcttcagtagtatttattcaacttttaactgtgtgcagagcactgtactaagcacttgggagagtacaatacttttCCCCATCATCTTTGTTACTGTTTTCTGTACTTTCTCCAGTTCTGCTGTGTCCTTCCTAAGAGATGGTGACCAGAACTGCATGCAATATTTCATATGTACTGTGGTTTAAGTTCTATCTCCTTTCTGATGATGCCCGGAATTTGGTTGTCCTTCCTACTTCTTTGTTTATCAGTGCATCATTGGACAATGtgcagcagcagaagagcagaatcTAGTGAGAGCAACCAGCTAATGTGAGTCTTGGGGTATAGACAAGGCTTCGCTGACCCACTCTGTTGCATAATTCAGTCTTCTCCAGGATAACTGTCAGTTTAAACAGCTGGGGTGAACCCACATAATTCTTCATGATCATTTTCTGATCTTgtacatcaatcagtgatatttagtagatgcttactgtgtgcagagcactgtcctaaatgcttctAGATCACTGGTAGCCAGCAGCAGCTTCTTCATGGTCTATCTCAAAGGTTAAAGCACAGGGTCCCATCTCTTGGGAGTTTGACAGAGTGAAGCCGTAAGCCTTTCTGTGGTTGCTAGCTTGGGCTCAAGGACCAGTCTCCCAAAATACAGGAATTTCCTGGGTCAAAAGGTGACAGTTTCACATCAGACCCTCTTCTTTCCCGATTCATTACATCTGAACCCTTTCCACCAGAGCCTATCCGATTATTCAGAGGGATCGGACCAGGCTTCCAAGGATACAGTTTGTGCACTCGAGTGGCCTCCCTGCATTAGGTCTTTCGGAACCTCCATTATCACAAGGATCATAAGTGGATGCTGGGAAAGGTGGAAAATGGTGTTTTGGAGAGTAGTGTACTGTAAGGAATGATGCACAGGAATAGCGTAGGTTCAGTGCTTGAGGGATAGCTTGGATCATCTGTCTGGCTGCATTAAAAGACCAACACTGCTCTCTGCCGAAGGCAGGACCCAGGATGTTAAGGGATGGGTGGAATGACCACTTTGCATTTATttatcttcttcttcctttcctgcccGGGCTGTTCCCCTGTGGCTCCTACACCTGATGCTGGCTCCCAAACTCCATCCAACAGgctatttctttccctctctaaCTCATTGCTGCTGCCCTTTTCCAAGCAGTCTTCCCTGATTCCGTAAATTCAATTTACACCCAATTGAAACAGTACACCCCCGGGAGCCCTCGGGTCAGTCATAGAAAGAGCTGGGGATGATGCCTGTCCCCTCTTCTCCATATCCCCCTCCCAGGACCCTCTGAGGGATGGGAGTATAGACTCCcgagtcattcaattgtatttattcagtcgcatttattgagcacatattgtgtttcATCCCGGGAGGAATCCATTCCCGGGGGCCGGCGagccagaagcagtgtagcctaatggaaagggcccgggacTGTGAATCAGGAGActgggctctgatcccagttctgccactcgacTGCCATATgattttgggtgagtcgcttaatgtctctgtgcctcagtttcctcatctggactcaatacctcttcctcctacttagactaagagcccagtgtgggacagggactgtgtctgattggactaccctgtatctacccaagggtttggcgcacattaagtgcttaacaaatgccattattgttatcataaagAAAAAGGGGCAGAAtggtggcctagtaataataataatgatggcatttattaagcacttactatgtgcaaagcactgttctaagggctgaggaggttacaagatgatcaggttgtcccacggggggggctcacagtctcaatccccattttacagatgaggtgactgaggcacagagaagtgaagtgacttgcccaaagtcacacagctgacacttggcggagtcgggatttgagcctatgacctctgactccacagcccgtgctctttccactgagccacagaggacccgggttctaatcccgccttgaccaattgcttgctgtgtgaacttgggcaagtcgctcaatcaatcaatcaatcaatcaatcaatcgtatttatttatttatttattgatagaaagctctatgcctcggtttcctcaactgtaaaatggggattaaatacccggtctccctcctacggagacggtgagccccatgcgggacagggactcggacggacctaccccagcgcttcgaacagtgtttgacccatagtaagggcttaagagatgccgtgattttttttttttaatcgaggTCAGGAGCAgaacagaaaggagaagggagagggacacaGGGGCAGGGAGCGGGGGCTGAAGTAAGGGACGGCGGGGacgggaatgatgatgatgatgatgatggcatttgttaagcgcttactatgtgcaaagcactgttctaagcgctgggggaatacaaggtgatcaggttgtcccgcgtggggctcacagtcgtcatccccattttacagatgaggtaactgaggcacagagaagttaagtgacttgcccaaggtcacacagcagacgtggtggagctgggattcgaacccatgacctctgactccaaagcccgggttctttctactgagccacgctgcttctcataaatagagAGAGAGGCAAGGAAGGAGCAGAAGGGGCACTGCGAGGCGCTTCTCGGCGTCGGGGGTCTCAGGGCTCCCGGCGGgctcgggggagggaggggtcgggCGAGGCGGGGCGGGGCGAGGCGAGCGGCGAAGCCCTTTAAAAGCCGAGCCGCGGCCGCTGGCGAGCTCGGTGAGGAGTTCCGCGCTCCGGCCGGTTCCCACTTGGCTGCGGTCCGGTCCACCTCTCTCTGCGGCGCCTCCCAAGAGCAGCCAGACGCCGAGGCCACCCCACGTCTTGGGGCCAGGGACCCCCCGAACagcttcccccccccgcccccgtcctcccccgcccCAAGACTCCACAGTCTCCAGCCTCCGCCGCCGCCTGCCCGGGAGCCCGGAATTCCGGGGACTCCCGAACCTACCTCCAAGGGGCTCCGCGCCCCGTTTAGCTTGAGCCCTTCCCCGAATCTCCCGGAGCGCAGGGACCTAGAGCGTCCTGGCGCCCGGAGCATCCGCCTAGGTAGACCCGAGACGCCCCGCGCCTCCGCATCGCTAAGCCGGGACCTAGGAGTCTCCGCAACCGCCTGGCCGGAGCCCGGGACCCAGGAGTCCGGGCCCCCCGACGCCTCTGCCGTTCCCCTCCCTCTCatctcccgcccccttcccccctttccaccGTCCGAGATCCAGGAAATCCGggacccgccgccgccccctcgaGCCTCCATGGAGCCCGAAACCAACGGCACGTGGTGCTGGGCCTGGGGGAACGCGAGCTGGGAGCAGGGCAAGGCCGGGGAGGACTGCTGGGTCCCaatggggcagtgggagggccCCGAGGTCGTGCTGGTGCCCGCCCTCTTCAGTCTCTTTTTCCTGCTGGGCCTGGCGGGCAACGCGCTGGTCCTGCTGGTGCTGTGGCGGGCCAAGGTCCCAGGGCCCCGGAGCCCCACCAACATTTTCATCCTCAATCTGAGCGTGGCGGACTGCTCCTTCCTGCTCTTTTGCGTCCCCTTCCAGGCCACGGTGTACTCGCTGCCAGAGTGGGTGTTCGGTGCCTTCCTGTGCAAGTGGGTCCACTACTGCGTCATGGTCAGCATGCTGGTCAGCGTCTTCACGCTGGTGGCCATGTCCGTGGACCGTTACGTGGCCATAGTGCACGCTCGTCGCTCGCTCTGCATCCGCAGCCGTCGCAACGCCGTCCTGGGCGTggccaccacttggctgctggccGTGGCCGTGGCCATGCCCACCGCTCAGCATCAGGTCCTGGTTAGCGGGCAACACCAGGCGCCCAACAGGTCTTTTTGCTGGGAGCACTGGGGAGCTGGGCGCTCATCTGCCAAGCATGCCTACAAGATCGTTATCCTGCTGCTGGGCTACCTGCTGCCCCTCATGCTTATCACCTACTGCTATGCCAAGGTGAAGGGCCAGGGGTCCCCCAGGCGTCCAGGCCTAGAGGTTTCCGCACATCCCCGCTCACGGTTCATGTCTTTCCGACCTGAAGGGTTCCATTTGCGGAGAAAAAGCCGTCTTGGTATCCAGGTCGATTCTAGTCACAGAGATCGGGGGAGGCcgggagaggggcggggagggaggcggtCAGCCTGGCTTTCCCATTCCAAGGTTTTTCCACAATAACTGGTCCAGCGTGATTCCAGTCCTGGCTTCTTCCCCAGGAACACATGGCCCCACTGCCTGTGAATTTTGTACTCCTCCTTGGTGCCCTGACTTCTGGGCCATGCTCGGCAAATAATGAAGTCCACGGCAAGCTGACATTGAGCCTTGGCGATGAGAGCAGTGAGTACACTCCAGGATCCTAGCCCTAGTCCTGCTCGGGACTGAAGAGGGGTCTgaaaggaccccccccccccgggccttgACTCCctcagaaggaggaaggaggggaacaggaggaggttTTGTTCCCAAAGATTCCCTGACCCAGTCTTAAGTCAGAAACCCCACCACTTTGCCTCTAAAGGCCAGTGGGGAGGGGGTACTCATGGGCTTGGCCCCGAACCGCTTCCCCAGAGTGGATTTGGGGGAATGAACTGGAGCCGGAGAAATCTGCCTCTGGTGAGTAGCCAAGACTAATTGCTGGGTTACAGCATGGCTGTAATCCCGTTGGGAAAGGTTAATGCGGTCGGGTGTtgagagcactggacggagctgGTTTTTGGGTTTTCGTTCTCTATcgctccctctgtctcttctctgcctccctttctttttctatcTCCATTGATCTTGTTCTTTCTTACTCCGGAGTGTTGTCTCTATGTAGGGAGCCTGTGACTACTTGAGAAGATCAGACTGGGTCAGAGGGGCAGACAAGTGAGTTGGGA
It includes:
- the LOC119949876 gene encoding galanin receptor type 1-like — protein: MSLASAFQEDEDLDMILVQLIMSIYWFDFFEVLEIKSSLPVVPFPRSGKPQVFRNLHYHKDHKWMLGKVENGVLESSVLAPGGLGGGRGRARRGGARRAAKPFKSRAAAAGELGEEFRAPAGSHLAAVRSTSLCGASQEQPDAEATPRLGARDPPNSFPPPPPSSPAPRLHSLQPPPPPAREPGIPGTPEPTSKGLRAPFSLSPSPNLPERRDLERPGARSIRLGRPETPRASASLSRDLGVSATAWPEPGTQESGPPDASAVPLPLISRPLPPFPPSEIQEIRDPPPPPRASMEPETNGTWCWAWGNASWEQGKAGEDCWVPMGQWEGPEVVLVPALFSLFFLLGLAGNALVLLVLWRAKVPGPRSPTNIFILNLSVADCSFLLFCVPFQATVYSLPEWVFGAFLCKWVHYCVMVSMLVSVFTLVAMSVDRYVAIVHARRSLCIRSRRNAVLGVATTWLLAVAVAMPTAQHQVLVSGQHQAPNRSFCWEHWGAGRSSAKHAYKIVILLLGYLLPLMLITYCYAKVLCHLHKKVKNVSKKSERSKKKTAQTILLVVAVFLVSWMPHHIIIMWAEFGNFPLTNTSFTFRIISHCLAYSNSCINPILYAFLSENFRRSCRQVCPGRCFLKPAHKDKRVRIRMDNISITHSTTNM